In Sporocytophaga myxococcoides, a genomic segment contains:
- a CDS encoding DUF4139 domain-containing protein: MKRIYIFILLLVQFQVFAEDPKHLKAEIKQVTVFLNKAQVTNLLHARLEKGNNELVVDGLPAGIDKHSIQLSGKGDFVIMSVKHDLNYIDPQKKSAEMIALEDSVRFYRVQAKKAKSLNDVLLKEEQMILANMVIKGEKQTLTADDIEDVADFYRERLEEIRFTLIDNEDKLKELNDKVSRFQQQLNDLFNEKNKNTSKITITVSAKSSGNVQLELLYIVNDAGWTPLYDIRVKDVKGPVQLNYKAHVYQNTGLDWNNVKLKLSTSNPTLGLTKPELNPWYLDFYIEPPVVSMAEFLEPEVAKEEEALEERIAADSAYIYGSLIKKNLLNTGSFVVSDFTEVVENTVSVEFDIALPYTVLSGNNPQLVDIQSHEVKAAYENISIPKLDQDAFLIAHVTDWENLNLLSGNANIFFEGTFVGESFIDAQNTSDTLELSLGRDGKVVVKRNKLKEFTKKNFIGLNKKEEHAFEIEVRNTKKESINIVVEDQIPVSQNNQIEVALIDGGGASFDKVSGKLHWKMNIGAGEAKKVLFKYSLKYPKNKIVSGL, translated from the coding sequence ATGAAACGAATTTATATTTTTATTTTACTACTTGTACAGTTTCAGGTCTTCGCAGAAGATCCAAAGCATCTTAAAGCGGAGATCAAACAAGTGACTGTTTTTTTGAACAAAGCACAGGTGACTAATTTACTTCACGCAAGATTGGAAAAAGGAAACAATGAGCTTGTTGTGGATGGATTGCCTGCGGGGATTGATAAGCACAGCATTCAGCTTTCCGGTAAAGGAGATTTTGTGATTATGTCTGTGAAACATGACTTAAATTATATTGATCCCCAGAAGAAAAGTGCTGAAATGATTGCACTGGAAGATTCGGTTCGCTTTTACAGGGTGCAGGCAAAGAAGGCCAAAAGCCTTAATGATGTACTGTTAAAAGAAGAACAAATGATTCTGGCCAATATGGTAATAAAGGGTGAAAAACAAACGCTTACGGCAGATGATATTGAGGATGTGGCTGATTTTTATAGAGAAAGACTGGAGGAGATTCGTTTTACTCTGATAGATAATGAGGATAAATTAAAAGAGCTTAATGATAAAGTGTCGCGCTTTCAGCAGCAATTAAATGATCTGTTTAATGAAAAGAATAAGAATACCAGCAAAATCACCATTACCGTTTCTGCTAAATCTTCGGGGAATGTTCAGCTAGAGCTTCTGTATATTGTAAATGATGCCGGCTGGACTCCTTTGTATGATATTAGAGTTAAAGATGTGAAAGGCCCTGTGCAGCTGAATTATAAAGCTCATGTTTATCAGAATACCGGCCTGGATTGGAATAATGTGAAACTCAAACTTTCCACTTCAAACCCAACATTGGGGTTAACCAAGCCCGAGTTGAATCCCTGGTATCTTGATTTCTATATTGAGCCTCCGGTTGTTAGTATGGCCGAATTTTTAGAACCTGAAGTAGCCAAAGAGGAAGAGGCGCTTGAAGAGAGAATAGCAGCAGATTCAGCCTATATATATGGCTCACTTATAAAAAAGAATCTTCTGAATACAGGTTCATTTGTAGTCAGTGATTTTACTGAAGTCGTAGAAAATACAGTATCAGTAGAATTTGACATCGCTCTTCCTTATACAGTTCTTTCCGGAAATAACCCCCAGTTGGTAGACATTCAAAGCCATGAAGTAAAAGCAGCTTATGAAAATATCTCTATTCCAAAGCTTGATCAGGATGCATTTCTCATTGCGCATGTGACGGACTGGGAAAATCTTAATCTGCTTTCAGGAAATGCGAACATATTCTTTGAGGGTACTTTTGTAGGCGAATCATTTATAGATGCGCAAAACACTAGTGATACATTAGAGCTTTCATTGGGCAGAGATGGTAAAGTGGTTGTAAAGAGGAATAAGCTAAAAGAGTTTACTAAGAAGAATTTTATCGGGTTAAATAAAAAAGAAGAACACGCTTTTGAAATAGAAGTTAGAAATACCAAAAAAGAGAGCATCAATATTGTAGTTGAAGACCAGATTCCTGTTTCTCAAAACAATCAGATCGAGGTGGCGCTGATCGATGGAGGAGGAGCATCTTTTGATAAAGTCAGCGGGAAGCTTCATTGGAAGATGAATATCGGGGCCGGAGAAGCAAAAAAAGTTTTATTTAAATATTCATTGAAATATCCTAAAAATAAAATAGTTTCCGGTTTGTAA
- a CDS encoding Ldh family oxidoreductase, producing the protein MYAYHQLLSFTENILKKIGCPEADAQLGAKVLLSADLRGVDSHGVARLSGYVRLWEAGRINANPKLKIVHETPSTAVVDGDKGLGLVIAPQAMQIAMEKAEKAGTGWVSVKNSNHFGIAGYHAMMGLEKDMIGIAMTNASPLVAPTFSLERLLGTNPIAVSIPADKQPPFVADFATTTAANGKLEILQRKNLEAPYGWIQNREGAQSTNPHELKDGGALLPLGGDREHGSHKGYCLGAIVDIFSAVFSGANYGPWVPPFVSFLAPPADPVGEGIGHFFGAMRIDAWRPKEEFKSHMDNWITRFRSAKAIEGEKVLIPGDPERDMEAERMEKGIPLLAPVEKDLKELGARFGVEL; encoded by the coding sequence ATGTACGCCTACCATCAATTACTTTCCTTTACTGAAAATATTCTTAAAAAAATAGGATGCCCAGAGGCTGATGCCCAACTCGGAGCTAAGGTTTTATTATCCGCCGACCTCAGAGGCGTTGATTCTCACGGAGTAGCAAGACTTTCCGGATATGTAAGACTCTGGGAGGCAGGAAGGATAAATGCAAACCCTAAACTTAAGATAGTACATGAAACACCATCCACAGCTGTTGTAGATGGTGACAAAGGATTAGGCCTTGTAATTGCTCCACAAGCTATGCAGATAGCAATGGAGAAAGCAGAAAAAGCGGGAACAGGCTGGGTTTCAGTTAAAAACTCAAACCATTTTGGCATAGCCGGCTATCATGCTATGATGGGCTTGGAAAAAGATATGATTGGTATTGCAATGACGAATGCCAGTCCGCTCGTAGCGCCTACATTCTCTTTAGAGAGATTACTGGGAACCAACCCCATAGCTGTTTCCATACCTGCTGACAAGCAACCTCCTTTTGTAGCTGACTTTGCTACTACAACTGCTGCTAATGGTAAACTTGAAATACTTCAGAGAAAAAATCTTGAAGCCCCATACGGTTGGATCCAGAATAGAGAAGGAGCACAAAGTACCAACCCCCATGAATTAAAAGACGGGGGGGCACTATTACCACTGGGCGGTGACAGAGAACACGGCAGTCACAAAGGATATTGCCTTGGCGCAATAGTTGATATTTTTTCAGCAGTATTTTCCGGAGCCAACTACGGACCATGGGTTCCTCCATTCGTTAGTTTCCTTGCTCCACCTGCAGATCCTGTCGGGGAAGGCATCGGACATTTCTTCGGAGCAATGCGCATAGACGCCTGGAGACCAAAAGAAGAATTTAAATCACACATGGATAACTGGATCACAAGATTCAGATCAGCCAAAGCAATAGAAGGAGAAAAAGTACTTATTCCCGGAGACCCCGAAAGAGATATGGAAGCAGAAAGAATGGAAAAGGGAATTCCGTTACTAGCGCCTGTAGAAAAGGATTTAAAAGAGTTAGGGGCAAGGTTTGGAGTGGAACTTTAA
- a CDS encoding WG repeat-containing protein: MPIRVFIILICCLSFSFSNAQEKTSLTYSEGLAVVKKKLPEGTRFGFVDEDGKLVVDHKYDTVYKPFRQGLANVGIFGKAGLINKKGKEVIPIQYKEIGDMSRNIIPVKNDQGLWGFLKKDGKKITDCLYNNYRFSHKGRIIVQYKGKWGIIEGNGNQAVNFSYNYIQYLDGKNFRVHRINSWQIKDAKNKVMASFEFDSLKPASGNTFIYSLIGSYGLVALDGSLLTDPVYDEIGPFKGSVAPAQKDKWGAVSITGKEVLPFTFDKIIVEAAFIIAGKKIRDGYRYQLYDHEGKLLGKHDFDEAGFASENLCAVRKKTLWGYADETGDLVIPCKYRDVSVSPEGMLEVTTVSNQKMLLSRNGETIVEPEDFSFYKKGIFRVDAAQKASWIVPKNSYDTFEKISNEHWIVSKAGKYGIINTSGKEVIPVRYDAVLPPSPNGYIPVSLSRKWGILNMSNRFTVPLTYKFEKIYPFKDGLFRVVVNKKFGFIDGEGNMWISPQYAQARDCSEGMVPVVIRDKWGVLDNKEVLKAQPYYESVSDFKNGSAIVKEGSKWNLINKEGKPLHSVPFDKIVSTKYERYLLYKDNKLGLADRNGEEALAPKYDMIEELGENKIKVKKDGLWGVLDYNENIILPIENDVVIYDSVTGNFFAGKKGKLEVMQVK, from the coding sequence ATGCCAATAAGAGTTTTTATTATACTGATCTGTTGTCTTTCTTTTTCCTTTTCGAATGCACAGGAGAAGACTTCTCTGACCTATAGCGAGGGACTTGCTGTTGTAAAAAAGAAGTTACCTGAAGGTACGCGCTTTGGCTTTGTGGATGAAGATGGTAAGCTGGTAGTGGATCATAAATATGATACTGTCTATAAACCTTTTAGACAAGGGCTGGCAAATGTCGGGATATTTGGTAAAGCAGGTCTTATTAATAAAAAGGGGAAAGAGGTAATTCCTATCCAATATAAAGAAATCGGAGATATGTCAAGGAACATCATTCCAGTAAAGAATGATCAGGGGTTGTGGGGATTTTTAAAGAAGGACGGAAAGAAGATCACTGATTGTCTGTATAACAATTACAGATTTTCCCATAAAGGAAGGATCATCGTTCAGTACAAGGGTAAATGGGGGATTATAGAAGGTAACGGCAATCAGGCTGTTAATTTCAGCTATAACTACATTCAATATCTTGACGGGAAAAACTTCAGAGTCCACAGAATAAACAGCTGGCAGATTAAAGATGCGAAAAATAAAGTGATGGCAAGTTTTGAATTTGACTCTCTGAAACCCGCATCCGGAAATACTTTTATCTATTCTCTTATCGGAAGTTATGGACTCGTTGCTTTGGATGGAAGCCTTCTGACGGATCCTGTTTACGATGAAATCGGACCTTTCAAAGGAAGTGTAGCACCAGCCCAAAAAGATAAGTGGGGCGCTGTGAGTATTACTGGAAAGGAAGTACTCCCGTTTACATTTGATAAGATCATTGTTGAAGCTGCATTTATCATTGCCGGCAAAAAGATCCGGGATGGTTACAGATACCAGCTTTACGACCATGAAGGCAAATTGCTTGGCAAGCACGATTTTGATGAAGCAGGCTTTGCTTCCGAAAATCTTTGTGCGGTAAGAAAAAAGACGCTGTGGGGGTATGCTGATGAAACAGGTGATTTGGTAATACCCTGTAAATACAGAGACGTATCTGTTTCTCCCGAAGGGATGCTTGAGGTAACAACAGTATCCAATCAGAAGATGTTGCTGAGCAGGAATGGTGAGACCATTGTTGAACCAGAGGATTTCTCTTTCTATAAAAAGGGAATTTTCAGAGTGGATGCAGCTCAGAAAGCGAGCTGGATTGTTCCCAAAAACAGCTATGACACTTTTGAGAAGATAAGCAATGAGCATTGGATCGTTTCTAAAGCTGGTAAATATGGTATCATTAATACATCAGGAAAAGAAGTGATTCCGGTAAGGTACGATGCTGTACTTCCTCCTTCCCCCAATGGATATATTCCTGTTTCTTTAAGTCGTAAATGGGGTATCCTGAATATGAGCAATCGTTTCACTGTCCCTCTTACTTATAAGTTTGAAAAAATATACCCCTTTAAAGACGGGTTGTTTCGTGTTGTGGTAAATAAGAAATTTGGATTTATTGATGGTGAAGGTAATATGTGGATTTCTCCTCAATATGCCCAGGCAAGAGATTGTTCCGAGGGGATGGTGCCAGTGGTGATAAGAGATAAATGGGGCGTATTGGATAATAAAGAAGTGCTGAAAGCTCAACCATATTACGAATCTGTCAGTGATTTTAAAAACGGTTCTGCAATTGTTAAAGAAGGCAGCAAATGGAATCTTATAAACAAAGAAGGGAAGCCTCTGCATAGTGTACCTTTCGATAAGATTGTGTCTACTAAGTATGAACGTTATTTACTTTACAAAGACAATAAGTTAGGCCTTGCAGATAGGAATGGTGAGGAGGCTCTTGCGCCTAAGTACGACATGATAGAAGAACTTGGAGAAAACAAGATAAAAGTGAAGAAAGACGGTCTTTGGGGGGTATTAGACTATAATGAAAATATCATATTGCCCATAGAGAATGATGTAGTGATATATGATTCTGTTACAGGCAATTTTTTTGCAGGAAAGAAGGGCAAGCTGGAAGTGATGCAAGTGAAATGA